A segment of the Chromatiales bacterium 21-64-14 genome:
GCATATGCCGCTGGAGGGATTGAAAACCACGGCCACGCAACTCGCCAAGTTCAAGGATCGGCCGGTGGTAGTCTATTGCCGGACCGGTAGCCGTTCGGCACGGGCCGGAAGTCTGCTGCGCGCTCAGGGCTTCGAGGACATCTTCAACCTGGACGGCGGCATCCTGGCTTGGCAGACCGCTAATCTGCCGGTACACCGCGATCAGAAAGACCTGAAGGGGAAGCAGACCGGGTAAGGCGGGGTGGATCACCCAGGCCCCGCCGGGCGGAGTTCCCGCACGGATCTTTGGGTACCGGTGCCCAAGCCGTGTAAGATGGGTTCCGGCTGCGGCCTTTACCGCAGCGTGCTGCTCCGATGCGCCGCTGCCGCCTTGGGATGGATTTGGGGGGCTCGACGCCGCAGCTCCCCCAAGGAACCCGTCGAGCGGGCGGTGTTGCCGGGCCGGATATGACGCAGTACCGGCAATTTCACAGCCACTACCCGTGCGCCGCCCACGCACCCGCCCGCAGGGCGCGGTGGCACCCGACCAACTAGCGAACACTCCTGGACAAGCAACGATGACTGATAATACAGATCCGCAGGGCGACCACGCTGCCCAACAGCAGCTTTCCCTGCACCGGATTTATCTGCGGGACGCGTCCTTCGAAGCCCCCGGCGGGCAGCAAGCCCTCGCTAACGGACACCCGCCGGAAATCAACATGCAGTTGACCACCAATGTCCAGGAACTGGGGGACGATACCTTTGAAGTCGTGCTGAACGTGACGGTCACGGCTGCCACGGAGGACAAGCCCGTGTTTCTCGTGGAGGTCCAGCAAGCCGGTCTGTTCGGCGTCACCGGATTCAATCCACCGGAAATGGGCGCGTTGCTGGGCAGCTACTGTCCGAACGTGTTGTACGCGTTTGCGCGCGAGGCCATCGCGGATCTGGTCGCCAAGGGCGGTTTCCCGCAGTTGTTACTGGCGCCGGTGAACTTCGACGCCATGTATGCCCAGCACCTGCAACAGCAGCAAGTCGGGGCCCAAGGGCAGGCCGCCCACTAGACGCGGACGCACGGACGCGCCTGCGCCCGTGGTGCGGACATCTGTCGCACGGGCGCTCCGGATCGGACATGCACGTGAATCGACGGACCGCCGCTACGATCGCCGTACTGGGAGCGGGCTCCTGGGGCACCGCGCTGGCACTCGCGCTGGCCCGCGACGGGGGCCCTACCCGGCTATGGGGCCGCGACGGCGCTCACATGGAAGAATTGCAACGCACGCGCCGCAACGAACGCTATCTGCCGGGTTTCCCCTTCCCCGATCATCTCACGATCCGCAGCAGCCTTGCCGACACCGCGCAGGGGGCGGACCTGATCCTGGTGGCGGTACCCTGCCGCGGGTTCCGGGCAACCCTGGAGCAGTTGGCCCGGATTCGCCTGGAAGGCACCGTGGTGGGCTGGGCCACCAAGGGCTTGGAGCCGGGTACCGGAAAACTGCTCCATGAAGTAGCCGAGGAAGTGCTCGGCCCCGGGATCACGGGCGCCGTGATATCGGGTCCGACTTTCGCGCGCGAGGTGGCCGCCGGCCTGCCGGCGGCGGTAACAGTTGCCTCCCGGAACCCCGCGGTCACCCATACCGTCGCCGAGCGACTGCACCACCCCAGTCTCCGCGCCTACACCAGCGATGACGTGGTGGGTGTAGAGCTTGGCGGCGCGGTCAAGAATGCACTGGCTATCGCCGCAGGCATCGCCGACGGCCTCGGGTTCGGCGCGAACGCCCGGGCCGCGCTGATCACCCGCGGGCTGGCGGAAATGATCCGACTGGGCGAACCCCTCGGCGGGCAGCGCGATACGTTCATCGGGCTCGCGGGTCTCGGCGACCTGGTGCTCACCTGCACCGATAATCAATCCCGCAACCGTCGCGTCGGCCTGGCCCTCGCGCGCGGCGCCACCGTGGAACAAGCGCTGCAGGAAATCGGTCAAGTGGTGGAAGGGGTGCCCGTCGCGCGGGAACTGGTGCGGCGCGCCCGTGCCGCACAGGTGGAGATACCCATCACGGAGCAGGTATATCGGGTACTCTTCGAGGGCCTGCCTCCCCGGGACGCGGTGCGCGCCCTCCTGGTTCGGGAACAGAAGGCGGAGCATCCATAGCCGCGATGTTTTCGTCACCCGCCGGCTCGCTGTTCACACCGGTCACCCGCCGGCCGGGGCGCAGCCGGCGAATCCAGTCTGGCGCCACGCCTCGAAGAGAACCACCGCCACCGCGTTGGAGAGATTGAGGCTCCGGCTGCCGGGCACCATGGGGATGCGGAGCGTGTGATCGGGCGCGAACTGCTCCAGCACCGGGCCCGGGAGCCCACGGGTCTCGGGTCCGAAAAGCAACGCGTCACCGGTTTCGTATTGGACCCGCGTATAGGACCGTCCCCCCCGGGTGGAGCAGGCAAAGATCCGCCGCGGGGCCACCCGCGCCTGGAACGTGCTCAGGTCGGCGTACTCCTCGATCGCCGCCCATTCCCGGTAATCCAGTCCGGCGCGGCGCAGCCGGCGGTCCGAGAGATCGAAGCCCAACGGGCGGATGAGATGCAGGGCAGCCCCCGCGTTGACGCACAGGCGGATGATGTTACCGGTGTTGGGTGGTATCTCCGGCTGGTAGAGCACGACATGGAACATGGTGCCGTCTTCCTGGGCCAACGCGCATCCGCGTCGCGCACTCCTGGACGGGATCGGCGGGAGCGGGGACAATAAGGGCACTGTTTCCGCAGTCTGCCCGGAGCCCTATGAACTCCATCACAAGCGCCGGACCCAGCCCGCTGGCGGTGGATTTCTGCGGGTTGACGTTCACCACGCCACTGGTGCTGCTCTCCGGCTGCGTCGGCTTCGGCGATGAGTATACCCGGGTGGAGGGATTCTCCCACCGGGACGTGGGCGCAGTGTGCCTGAAAGGCACCACCGGCGAACCACGCCTCGGCCTCGCCCCGCACCGGCTGTGGGAAACACCCATGGGCATGCTCAACGCCATCGGCCTGCAGAACCCCGGAGTCGACCGGGTGGTCCGCGAGATCCTGCCGCAGCTGGACTTCAGCGCGACCCGGTACATCGCCAACGTATCCGGGTCCACGGTGGAGGAATATGTCCAGGTCACCCGCCGTTTCGACGACTCGCCCATCGACGCCATCGAGCTCAACATCTCTTGCCCCAACGTCCGGGAGGGGGGCGTGGTTTTCGGCAACGACCCGATCATGTCCGCGCGGGTCGTGGAGGCATGCCGCGCCGTAACGTCCAAACCCCTGATTACCAAACTCTCACCGAACCAGACCGACATCGCGAACAACGCGCGTCGCTGCATCGAGGCGGGTACCGATGCCTTCGCGGTCATCAACACACTGATGGGGATGGCGGTCGATATCGAGCGCCGCGTTCCGGTTCTTGCCAACCTCCAGGGGGGTCTGTCCGGATCCGCGATCAAACCGATTGCGCTGCTGAAGGTCTACCAAGTCCATCAAGTGTGCCAAAAGCATGGCATTCCCATCATCGGCCAAGGGGGCATCACCACGCCCGAGGACGCCCTGGAATTCCTGATCGCCGGCGCTACAGCGGTGGGAATCGGCACCGCATTGTTCTACGATCCCCTGGCCTGTCCGCGCATCAACGCGGGAATCACCGCCTATCTGGAACGCCACGGCCTGGCGAGTGTGGCGGCATTGCGGGGGACCCTGCAGATGCCCGGAGCGCCCCTTCCCTGCAGCGGCTAAGCGCTCCGCTTCCCGGTGTGGGCCGCGCCGGAGCCCCGGCTCCGGCGCGGCCCACAAACCGCGGGATACCAAAAACGTAGCCGATAAAGTCGGTTCGGGCGCAGGGCCCGCATCCGGTCCTGGCAAATCCAACGGCAACCGCGGTCGAAGGCTCCGGCAAGGTCTGGTGAGCCGTGCATATCGCTGCCCTCCAGGCCTGCGCCCCACTATTACCAGAAACAACTGGCGATCAGTGCCTTATCTCCGGCCCCACGCGCCCAGCCGGGCGTCGGCACAGAAATTGCTTGAAATCGTTCCAGAAACCCGATCGCAGGGAGCACCGCGGCACGGCGGCGCCGGAACGACCCGGCACTCCGTCCGCACCGGACCAGGAGGGCGCACCACTGTTTTCTTTTCTTAAAAAACAGTCTGTTACTGCAGGCCGGGTGGGGGTGGACCTACGCCCCGACGGGATCGCTGTAGCGCAGGTGACGCGCCCCAGAATCGGTAAGCCACAGCTGCAATTCGCCCAGTGGCTCCCCAGCGAACGCGCGACCACCGCCAAGGAAACCCTCAGGGCGGCGGAGAAGAGTCGCGGATTGCGGGGCGCCGACACAGTAAGCGTCATGGATCCGTCGGCATACAGCCTGCTGCTGGTCGAGGCCCCGGACGTGGAGCCTGCCGAATTGCGGGCCGCGTTGCGCTGGCGAGTCAAAGACATGATCGATTTTCACATCGACGACGCGGTGATCGATGTGTTCGACCTGCCCGGCGGCGGGCAACGAGGGCGGGCGCGGATGATGTACGCGGTGGCGGCCCGGACCGCGCAGGTCCGGTCCCAGGTGGACATCTTCGACGAGGTGGGGCTGGACCTCTCCGCCATCGACATCGCGGAACTGGCGTTGCGCAACGTGACCGCGGGGCTGCCGGAGGACGCGAGCGGCGTCGCGTTGCTGCATCTGTGTGGGGGAACCGGGCTCATCGTCGTCACCCACCAGGGCCATCTGTATCTGGCCCGCAGCCTGGAGGTCGACCCAAGCCCCGGTGGAGAGGAGCGGGCCTTGGAGACCCTGACTCTGGAGATCCAGCGTTCCCTCGACTACTACGAGAGCCACTTTTCGCAACCACCGGTGAAGGCGCTGGTGGTGGCACAGGCCGAGGACGCCGGGGGAGACCTCGCGGTAGCGCTGCGTCAGGGCCTTGCGGTCGCGGTCCAGCCCCTGGACCTGGGTGGTTTGGTGGACTGCGTCGACCCAGTGGACGCCGGGGTCGCGGCCCGGTGCCTACCTGCCATCGGCGCCGCCCTGCGCACGGAATCGACCACCCTATGAACCAGCAGATCAATCTCTACCAGCCGATCTTTCGGAAGCAGCGCAAGGTGTTCTCGTCGAGCGCCATGCTCCAGGTCTGCGGGATCATGGTCCTGAGCCTGGGGATAATCTACGGCTACGGGCGTTTCCAGGTGGCCCGCCTGACCCAGGAGGTGGGCCAGGTCCAGACCATGCAGCAGCAGAAAACCCAGCGGTTGGTGAGTCTGGGTCGGGAATTTCCGCCCCGGGTCCGGTCCCGGCGCCTGGAAGCGGAAGTCGCACTGTTGCAGACCGAGGCGCGCACCAAACGCCGGGTGCTAGCCGTGCTTTCCAACCACCGATTCGGCAACACCAGCGGGTTCTCCGCACACCTGAAGGGGTTAGCACGGCGCGAACCACGCGGGGTGTGGCTCACCGACATTGTTGTTGCCCAGGGAGGCACGCGCCTGGACCTGGCCGGCAGCACCCTGGAACCGGCGTTGGTTCCGCGCTTCCTCGGACGGCTCGCGCACGAACCGGCATTTCATGGCCGCTCGTTTCGGGTATTTCGCATGTCGCGAGCGGATGGAAGCCCGGGCTGGATCAACTTCACGCTCCAGACCGATGCCCATGGAAAGGCCCCGGGATGAAATCCAGCGTCCTTGAAAAATGGCGGGTGCTGACCGCGCGGATCGATGTATTGTCCCTGCGCGAACGCGGACTGCTTCTGGGCGCGCTGCTCGTCGTGCTCTATGTCTTATGGAGCAACCTGTTGATGGCGCCCCTGGAGGTCCGGCAGAAGAGCGAGCAACAGCGCCTCTCTCAGCTGAAGACCCAGATCACAGCGCTGGACCAGCAAGCCCAAGTGGTGATTGCCCGCAACCAGGAAGACCCCGACCAAGCGAACCGTGCCCTGCGCAGTGCACTCACGACGCAGATCGGGGCGCTGAACACCGAACTCAAACGCTACACTACGAACCTGATCCCACCGGCGGAGATGGTCAAGGTATTGGAACGGATACTCGCGCGTGAGAAGGGCTTGCGCCTGCTCAAGGTCGACAGTCTGCCGGCGACACCGCTGCTCTCGGAGGAGCCGGAGAGCAAAACATCGAGCGCGAAGAAGACCGCGGCCACCCACGTGGGGATTTATCGCCGCGGCATCACATTGGAGTTTGACGGTACCTTTCCAGCCACGCTGCGTTATCTGAATGCACTGGAACACCTGCCGTGGCAGTTGTTCTGGGATCGGCTCGACTACCGCGTGGAGAAATACCCAAAGGCACGGGTGATCATCACGGTGCACACCCTGAGCCTGGATGAGGGATGGATCGGTGTCTAGCCCGGATAGTCCGCTGATATCCGTCGGGACAGGCGCAGGGAATGTGCCCCGCCCTGACAAGGGCGGCGCTAACCACAACAAGGGGCCAACGAGCAATGCGGTGTAAAGGCGTGGCCAGCAGTGCTCGATGGCGGTGCGGCGCCCGCGGGTGCTCGCTGTTGCTGGTGGTGATCGTCGCTGGCCTCGGAGTGCATGCCGATGCGGGGCTCAAGGACCCCACCCGGCCGCCGGATTTCCGGTATTCCGCGGTGCGCTCGGCGAGCGGACCGCCCCCCTGGAACCTGACCTCGACGCTCATCTCGCCGACGCGTCGGGTAGCGGTGATCAATAACCGCGCCGTTGAGATCGGGGATCGGGTGGACAGCGCGCAGGTGGTCGCGATCGAAGCGGGCAGTGTGCAGCTACGCGGCGGTGAGGGTGAGTTTACGGTCCGGATGCTGGCAGTTAACGTCAAGCAGCCGGCGCGGCAGGGAAGCAGTCCGGAAGGAATAAAACGGGTGACGCATCCGGCGCGGCGTTCCGCCGAAGACGGCCGATGAATACCAGGATCCGAACGGCGAGGCGGTGAATCCATGAGAACCCAGATACGGATAACAAATGCGGCGTCCACCCTCGTGGCCTTGGTGCTGCTCACGTCCTGCGCCAGCACCACGCCGCAGCACGGTGGGGCGCCCGGCCAGACGCCAGCGGCGGCCGAAGTCAAGGCCGGACCTACAGCGGCGGCGACACCTCCGGCCGCGGTACAGAACGCACTGCTCCCGCCCCTGCGCGTGAGTCTTCCGGCGGCGGCTACTTCCGAACCGCGCTTTGACGTTCGAGTCCACGACGCGCCCGCGAGTCAGTTTTTCATGAGCTTGGTCGCAGGCACGCCCTATAACATGATGGTCAACCCCGACGTGAAGGGGAACATCTCCCTCAGCCTCAAGGACGTAACCATAGAGGAGGTGTTGAACGCGACGCGGGATGTCTATGGCTACGAATACCGCAAGACCCCGGAGGGGTTCGAGGTACTCCCATCGCAACTACGCACCCGGATCTTCCAGGTCAACTACCTGGACATCACGCGCAGGGGCAAGTCGGAAACCCAGGTGAGCTCCGGCCAGATCACCCAGAACCCGAACTCGTATCAGGGTGGTTCCAGCATCAATGGCCCGACCACCATCGCCAACGGCGGTAACGCCTCGAGCCTGGCCAGCAGCCGGATCGAGACCGATACCGACAGCAATGTGTGGAAAGATCTATCCAACGCCTTGCGCGCAATCGTGGGCAACAAGGACGGACGCAGCGTCGTCATCAGTCCGGACACCGGCGTCGTGGTGGTGCGCGCTATGCCGCAGGAGTTGCGGCAGGTACAAGACTTTCTCGAAACGGTACAGGGAAGTCTGCACCGCCAGGTGATTCTGGAGGCCAAGATCCTGGAGGTGGAACTGGACCATGGCTTCCAATCCGGAATCAACTGGGCGGCGCTCGGTCAGGTCGGCGCCAACAAGAGCCTGCTGTTCGGCCAGACCGGTGGTGGCACCCTGCTCAACGGCACCGGCACATCAAATATCGCCGGTAACACCGGCGTGCTGGATCCAAATGCGCTGAACCAGGTGGCGAACACCGCGGTATCCGCCTTCGGTGGTGCCTTCAGCCTCGCGGCAAACCTGCACGACTTCAACGCCTTCATTGAACTGCTGAAGACACAGGGAACTGTGCACGTGCTGTCCAGCCCGCGGGTGGCCACGGTGAATAACCAGCAAGCGATCATCAAGGTGGGCACCGACGAATTCTTTGTCACCAAC
Coding sequences within it:
- a CDS encoding pilus (MSHA type) biogenesis protein MshL; this translates as MRTQIRITNAASTLVALVLLTSCASTTPQHGGAPGQTPAAAEVKAGPTAAATPPAAVQNALLPPLRVSLPAAATSEPRFDVRVHDAPASQFFMSLVAGTPYNMMVNPDVKGNISLSLKDVTIEEVLNATRDVYGYEYRKTPEGFEVLPSQLRTRIFQVNYLDITRRGKSETQVSSGQITQNPNSYQGGSSINGPTTIANGGNASSLASSRIETDTDSNVWKDLSNALRAIVGNKDGRSVVISPDTGVVVVRAMPQELRQVQDFLETVQGSLHRQVILEAKILEVELDHGFQSGINWAALGQVGANKSLLFGQTGGGTLLNGTGTSNIAGNTGVLDPNALNQVANTAVSAFGGAFSLAANLHDFNAFIELLKTQGTVHVLSSPRVATVNNQQAIIKVGTDEFFVTNVSSTTVTGTTTTTTPNITLTPFFSGIALDVTPQIDSHGNVTLHIHPTVSNVQDQTKTITVGGQQQTLPLALSTVRESDSVIYAHSGQVVVIGGLMQTTHNQNVAGTPLLSDIPGIGYLFRNNKTSSVKSELVILLRPVVVTGNDTWRQALEESQQRIGALDQGSQDTATRLITNLNGGTLSGP
- a CDS encoding tRNA (uridine(34)/cytosine(34)/5-carboxymethylaminomethyluridine(34)-2'-O)-methyltransferase TrmL (member of the SPOUT superfamily of RNA methyltransferases), producing the protein MFHVVLYQPEIPPNTGNIIRLCVNAGAALHLIRPLGFDLSDRRLRRAGLDYREWAAIEEYADLSTFQARVAPRRIFACSTRGGRSYTRVQYETGDALLFGPETRGLPGPVLEQFAPDHTLRIPMVPGSRSLNLSNAVAVVLFEAWRQTGFAGCAPAGG
- a CDS encoding protein-export chaperone SecB; amino-acid sequence: MTDNTDPQGDHAAQQQLSLHRIYLRDASFEAPGGQQALANGHPPEINMQLTTNVQELGDDTFEVVLNVTVTAATEDKPVFLVEVQQAGLFGVTGFNPPEMGALLGSYCPNVLYAFAREAIADLVAKGGFPQLLLAPVNFDAMYAQHLQQQQVGAQGQAAH
- a CDS encoding glycerol-3-phosphate dehydrogenase produces the protein MHVNRRTAATIAVLGAGSWGTALALALARDGGPTRLWGRDGAHMEELQRTRRNERYLPGFPFPDHLTIRSSLADTAQGADLILVAVPCRGFRATLEQLARIRLEGTVVGWATKGLEPGTGKLLHEVAEEVLGPGITGAVISGPTFAREVAAGLPAAVTVASRNPAVTHTVAERLHHPSLRAYTSDDVVGVELGGAVKNALAIAAGIADGLGFGANARAALITRGLAEMIRLGEPLGGQRDTFIGLAGLGDLVLTCTDNQSRNRRVGLALARGATVEQALQEIGQVVEGVPVARELVRRARAAQVEIPITEQVYRVLFEGLPPRDAVRALLVREQKAEHP
- a CDS encoding dihydroorotate dehydrogenase B catalytic subunit — its product is MTSAGPSPLAVDFCGLTFTTPLVLLSGCVGFGDEYTRVEGFSHRDVGAVCLKGTTGEPRLGLAPHRLWETPMGMLNAIGLQNPGVDRVVREILPQLDFSATRYIANVSGSTVEEYVQVTRRFDDSPIDAIELNISCPNVREGGVVFGNDPIMSARVVEACRAVTSKPLITKLSPNQTDIANNARRCIEAGTDAFAVINTLMGMAVDIERRVPVLANLQGGLSGSAIKPIALLKVYQVHQVCQKHGIPIIGQGGITTPEDALEFLIAGATAVGIGTALFYDPLACPRINAGITAYLERHGLASVAALRGTLQMPGAPLPCSG